The Pyrenophora tritici-repentis strain M4 chromosome 3, whole genome shotgun sequence genome has a window encoding:
- a CDS encoding BP28CT multi-domain protein, whose amino-acid sequence MATALQKQLATIAATSTQQLDLRAQKSAHGKSLLFEPKIAASQSFETVYLICYEGYKDLCALDSRFMRFSKSLFSEQSKAEDRTQMTKDENRRLDTALEAFITLVGPRLLLKPAEKALEWLVRRFRIHEYNTKILVFTYLPYHNTPQFLALLSILPASPPHAIRFLFPYIQAPTNIPQRTIAYTAINTPQFFEAYQSYIAKVVEAGHQASHMLSFWSGITVEAIYGILSNSSSGRRELQDQGTEKLVLDLLPVLNTCMQAKHGADTVLACYAIVIMLVNQAKVGDKVLDGLMEAVIAAHDEASLQSCLGCLAIIAMERSKAPIPTRVAKGLLKTPQLVQKLILVSNQCQVGRLALGCALGALSVSSEENQGVFHELIASGLLGRWRIQILLSALTQILCDSAPGSEEHGELLQIATKLVESKELSSILQEAAKQNNANLESLGLTISQDAGIEETKDDESDEEMLDVDDESTEKPPVQLPELTVSSFFDRDCESQYNETASVFEIAVSTKQTRRFLGLDGLKKEAALQHPLYLSFLARVWTSIAPVTIRVAALRGAASSFEKLEAAHLLQNILPYLVSALSDPIPLVRRSAAGCIGLIARKASAKSKVPSWGKSDLYGEASKNISELKPEEFLIFITQMLQPILEECVMDSTFVIPALRDILEGAQSKNQPKQSFKMQTRTAVLGFFASHASLTPVLRVRMRLLPMFNIRGKVSDTIRASFVIPLLNKWSALSATSVSTSCAHEGCSISEVDQAHLASTLPREAKSAQLLQDIITGTLNKEREVLVSAAFDRIHASWSSFRSEARHSLAQCMLGLATGEGDGSLDKLCRERSVETLRDVSLDSAILVSFLDSVPSPTAMPDGPPAAKRRRTSRNEIARVELSSQDDVQRLLRKLTLVLELVEGSNPGQHPTLFNNLFGIFAELQPLKQQSGSELVYLQSIILSSLSPIVQTLKEQDETTSYQSSVRADLLIDCIRHSSSPQVQNSALLLISNLASWVPDLILHNLMPIFTFIGSTLLRQHDDYSAQVVDKTISRVVPQLAASLRSKHRDFIAGVSDLLLSFTAAFEHIPLHRRMKLFAELARTLGPEDSLPAIVALLAERYHSKEQRRFCADLLLNFEPVHTLVTIKGYLDLLSNAVAPKPQVAETLFGLKEKVKENRFDVTIQSMLTCLADLALDEKMKAHVTRAYRKKDDPEKPRKIFADIVETTVQLSRKLVSSPKLYAGCSSVLANCLDLLPTTDLTKSAELLLSSTDSHVQAASIRSVELRAGTVKQNDRKSVEALISFLPSAQKVLQQSALTDVKMISVSCIDRIIERFGKKDISAVSLVAQVIAGPQSLLSSEDRLRILSLICLTSVVDVLEDEAISLLPTILPTAFEYLAHAIETEKTGLHNAIFTLLSNIVERLGYMFSREYLDKALRLSQRSAAADLEDACDVSRNAFFQSVSEHLSAQEVFAAIKSTWSHAAFQGFEASLEHLELLRSTINAQTKVKLVKASSPLFSLLLQTFRLREIVQSENNEDKVDDEEVEQLENIFIESVIAMVLKLSDATFRPFFAQLVDQEGPVPTDLQRSITFYKFLAAFFDKFKSLVTSYSSYIVEPAAKLLTQLATTDLAVAPRAAVLSALQKSFQHDQDGFWQAPSHFGTIMPPLLSLLALPSASTSTPENNTNNVIPTITELAAASSSSMENHREMNTILLKNMRSDDRHTRLATVLCEQSLTRRLGEEWLGLLPEMLPFISELMEDDDEIVERECQRWKNGMEEILGESLEGMLQ is encoded by the exons ATGGCGACGGCACTACAGAAACAGCTCGCGACCATCGCGGCTACGAGCACCCAGCAGCTTGACTTGCGCGCGCAAAAGTCGGCACACGGAAAGTCATTACTATTCGAGCCCAAGATCGCCGCCTCGCAGTCATTTGAGACTGTTTATCTGATTTGCTATGAGGGGTACAAGGACCTTTGCGCCCTCGACTCGAGGTTCATGCGCTTTTCCAAGAGTCTATTCAGCGAGCAGAGCAAGGCTGAGGACCGCACCCAGATGACCAAGGATGAGAACCGGAGGTTAGATACAGCACTCGAGGCTTTCATTACGCTGGTCGGACCAAGACTGTTGCTCAAACCCGCAGAAAAGGCCCTAGAGTGGCTTGTGAGGAGATTTCG TATTCACGAGTACAATACCAAAATCCTCGTCTTCACTTACCTACCTTACCACAATACGCCCCAATTTCTTGCGCTTCTTTCCATACTGCCCGCCAGTCCTCCCCACGCTATTCGCTTCCTCTTCCCATACATCCAAGCGCCGACCAATATCCCTCAGCGGACCATCGCCTACACGGCCATTAATACACCTCAATTCTTCGAAGCCTACCAATCGTACATTGCCAAGGTGGTAGAGGCAGGTCACCAGGCTTCGCACATGCTATCTTTTTGGTCTGGAATCACCGTCGAAGCAATTTATGGCATACTAAGCAATTCGAGCTCCGGCAGAAGAGAGCTCCAAGATCAAGGTACCGAAAAGCTCGTCTTGGACCTGCTCCCTGTGCTCAACACCTGTATGCAGGCCAAGCACGGAGCCGACACTGTATTGGCCTGCTACGCCATTGTCATCATGCTGGTCAACCAGGCCAAGGTTGGAGACAAGGTCCTCGATGGTCTCATGGAGGCTGTCATTGCAGCGCATGATGAAGCGTCGCTCCAATCATGTCTAGGCTGTTTAGCTATTATCGCCATGGAGCGCTCCAAGGCGCCCATTCCAACCAGAGTAGCCAAGGGCCTACTCAAGACACCACAACTTGTCCAAAAGTTGATATTGGTCTCCAACCAGTGTCAGGTCGGCCGACTTGCCTTGGGCTGTGCTCTAGGTGCGCTCAGTGTGAGTTCCGAGGAGAATCAGGGCGTCTTCCACGAGCTGATCGCATCCGGTCTGCTCGGCAGGTGGCGCATTCAAATACTTCTTTCAGCCCTCACCCAGATTCTTTGCGACAGCGCCCCAGGATCTGAGGAGCATGGAGAGTTGCTCCAAATCGCGACAAAACTCGTCGAATCGAAAGAGCTGTCGAGCATACTACAAGAGGCGGCCAAACAGAACAACGCAAACCTAGAGTCGCTAGGGCTTACTATTTCGCAAGACGCGGGGATTGAGGAAACCAAGGATGACGAATCCGATGAAGAGATGCTGGATGTGGACGACGAGTCAACCGAGAAGCCTCCTGTCCAGCTACCAGAACTCACAGTCAGCAGCTTCTTCGATCGCGACTGCGAAAGCCAGTACAATGAGACTGCCAGCGTTTTTGAGATAGCTGTGTCTACAAAGCAAACCAGGCGATTTCTTGGCTTAGACGGCTTGAAGAAAGAGGCAGCCTTACAGCATCCACTCTATCTGTCGTTTCTCGCTCGTGTCTGGACCAGTATTGCCCCTGTCACCATCCGAGTCGCCGCCCTTCGTGGCGCGGCGTCTTCTTTTGAAAAGCTTGAAGCTGCACATCTTCTGCAAAACATCTTGCCATATCTCGTCTCAGCACTTTCAGATCCGATTCCACTCGTCCGTCGCTCAGCTGCTGGATGCATCGGCCTCATAGCACGGAAGGCATCTGCAAAGTCCAAGGTGCCTTCTTGGGGCAAGTCTGATTTGTATGGCGAGGCTTCAAAGAATATTTCCGAGCTAAAGCCTGAAGAGTTCTTGATTTTCATTACTCAGATGCTGCAGCCTATATTAGAGGAATGCGTCATGGATTCAACCTTTGTAATCCCTGCGCTCAGAGATATCCTGGAAGGAGCACAATCAAAAAACCAGCCCAAGCAATCGTTCAAGATGCAGACAAGAACGGCAGTTCTCGGGTTCTTCGCAAGCCATGCTAGTCTCACTCCGGTTCTGAGAGTTCGTATGCGCCTGCTTCCGATGTTCAACATACGCGGAAAGGTCTCCGACACGATCCGCGCCAGTTTTGTAATTCCACTGTTGAACAAGTGGTCTGCTCTTTCAGCTACTAGTGTATCCACCAGCTGCGCCCACGAAGGTTGCTCCATTTCGGAGGTTGACCAGGCTCATCTTGCTTCAACGCTACCGAGAGAGGCGAAGAGCGCACAGCTTTTGCAGGATATCATTACCGGGACCTTGAACAAGGAGCGCGAGGTGTTGGTCAGTGCTGCATTTGACCGAATCCACGCTTCCTGGTCTTCATTCCGATCAGAGGCACGGCATTCACTGGCTCAATGCATGCTGGGCTTAGCTACCGGTGAAGGTGATGGGTCTTTGGACAAGCTCTGCAGAGAGAGGTCTGTGGAGACCCTTCGCGATGTCAGCCTAGATTCAGCAATCCTGGTCTCGTTCCTGGACAGTGTCCCTTCCCCCACGGCCATGCCAGATGGACCGCCAGCAGCAAAGAGGAGGAGAACCAGTAGAAACGAGATAGCACGTGTAGAGCTATCTTCCCAAGACGACGTCCAAAGACTTCTTAGGAAACTCACACTAGTCCTTGAGTTGGTTGAAGGATCAAACCCAGGACAACATCCGACGCTGTTCAACAACCTTTTCGGTATCTTTGCTGAATTGCAACCACTCAAACAACAATCAGGATCTGAGCTAGTATATCTACAGAGTATCATTCTGAGTTCCCTGAGCCCGATTGTACAGACCTTGAAGGAGCAAGATGAAACGACCTCTTATCAGTCAAGCGTACGCGCCGACCTTCTGATTGATTGCATTCGGCATTCCAGCAGCCCGCAAGTACAGAACAGCGCGCTACTCTTGATCTCCAATCTTGCTTCTTGGGTCCCGGATCTTATCTTGCACAATCTCATGCCTATCTTCACCTTCATCGGGTCTACTCTGCTGCGACAACACGACGACTACTCTGCCCAGGTTGTTGATAAGACCATCTCGCGTGTAGTACCCCAACTGGCCGCCTCTCTTCGCTCAAAGCACAGAGACTTCATTGCCGGTGTATCCGACTTATTGCTCAGTTTCACTGCTGCTTTCGAGCATATTCCTCTACACAGGAGGATGAAGCTCTTCGCGGAGCTGGCTCGTACACTGGGTCCCGAGGATTCCCTTCCAGCTATCGTCGCACTACTTGCAGAACGATACCATAGCAAAGAGCAACGTAGATTCTGCGCCGACTTGTTGCTCAACTTTGAGCCTGTTCATACCCTTGTCACCATCAAAGGCTACCTCGATCTACTCAGCAATGCAGTTGCGCCAAAGCCCCAAGTCGCGGAGACACTGTTTGGTTTGAAAGAGAAGGTCAAAGAAAACAGGTTCGATGTAACAATCCAGAGCATGCTCACGTGTTTGGCGGATCTCGCCCTTGATGAGAAGATGAAGGCACATGTCACGAGGGCATACCGAAAGAAGGATGATCCCGAGAAACCGCGTAAGATCTTCGCAGACATCGTCGAAACAACTGTTCAGCTCTCGAGGAAGCTGGTTTCAAGCCCAAAGCTATATGCAGGATGCAGCAGTGTTCTTGCTAACTGCTTGGACCTGCTGCCAACAACTGATCTCACCAAATCAGCAGAGCTACTCCTGTCAAGCACAGATTCGCATGTACAAGCCGCCTCTATTAGGTCGGTCGAGCTACGAGCGGGCACCGTCAAGCAGAACGACCGCAAGTCTGTAGAAGCCCTCATCTCCTTCCTGCCTAGCGCCCAAAAGGTTTTACAACAATCAGCACTGACGGATGTCAAAATGATCTCGGTCAGCTGCATAGACCGCATCATCGAACGCTTCGGAAAGAAGGATATATCCGCTGTTTCGTTGGTGGCTCAGGTCATTGCCGGTCCGCAGTCGTTGTTGAGCAGCGAGGATAGGCTTCGCATCCTGTCTTTGATCTGCCTCACATCTGTCGTTGACGTCCTTGAAGATGAGGCAATCTCCCTGCTCCCCACCATCCTCCCAACAGCGTTTGAGTATCTGGCACATGCCATTGAGACAGAGAAGACAGGGCTCCACAACGCCATCTTCACCTTACTCTCTAACATTGTTGAGCGTTTGGGCTACATGTTTTCGCGCGAATATCTGGACAAAGCGCTTCGGCTGTCACAGCGCTCTGCAGCTGCTGACTTGGAAGATGCCTGCGATGTCAGCCGCAATGCATTCTTTCAAAGCGTGTCAGAGCACCTTAGCGCTCAGGAAGTATTCGCCGCAATCAAATCAACATGGTCACACGCCGCGTTCCAAGGTTTTGAAGCCTCGCTTGAGCACCTTGAGCTCTTGCGCTCCACCATCAACGCTCAGACTAAGGTTAAGCTCGTGAAAGCAAGCTCGCCGCTATTCAGCTTGCTCTTGCAAACGTTCCGCCTACGGGAAATTGTCCAATCGGAGAACAACGAGGACAAGGTTGATGACGAGGAAGTCGAGCAACTCGAAAACATTTTCATTGAATCTGTCATTGCTATGGTTCTCAAGCTCAGCGATGCTACTTTCCGTCCCTTCTTCGCCCAGCTCGTCGACCAGGAAGGCCCCGTACCCACAGATCTTCAACGCTCCATTACATTCTACAAGTTCCTCGCCGCCTTCTTCGATAAGTTCAAG TCCCTCGTAACCAGCTACTCAAGCTACATCGTCGAGCCCGCCGCCAAACTCCTCACTCAACTCGCAACCACCGACCTCGCCGTCGCCCCCCGCGCCGCCGTCCTCTCCGCCCTCCAGAAATCCTTCCAACACGACCAAGACGGCTTCTGGCAAGCACCCTCCCACTTTGGCACAATCATGCCACCTCTGCTCTCTCTCCTCGCCTTACCCTCCGCCTCAACTTCCACGCCAGAGAATAACACAAACAACGTTATTCCCACAATCACTGAACTCGCTGCCGCGTCTAGTTCCTCTATGGAAAATCACCGCGAGATGAACACCATCTTGCTCAAGAATATGCGCAGTGATGACAGGCATACGCGTCTAGCGACTGTACTTTGCGAGCAGAGCTTGACGAGGAGGCTAGGTGAGGAGTGGCTGGGTTTGTTGCCGGAGATGCTACCGTTTATTAGTGAGCTCAtggaggatgatgatgagaTTGTTGAGCGCGAGTGCCAGAGGTGGAAGAATGGTATGGAGGAGATTTTGGGTGAGAGTTTGGAAGGTATGCTGCAGTAG
- a CDS encoding NRDE-2 domain containing protein, with protein MASNVPKFASFRPKPKPKPAPEPPKEPQHEKVGQSSKEKRTRPHSPTLKSGEQDAPANKTYFRDRRGDVDIVRYGTLNRYDIPPYRRFGHGCVLGISTDQRIDREHSTDKAVYIIPAQGKRQKRLLTDKHANRTNERALKLMNTNTNGDKLQEDFIFLSTNPKRKRSDTDDEDEAMPEIDYRKIQGPNSVEPIDPDTQYESDADVTIDVENTRKNASLIRRTREHPEDVSGWIALIAHQEAMLKLERPSADLTASDRAHLADIRISTYEEALKKIGKDYNGRLMLYTGLMKEAERAWDGTKLASKWKELLEKYSQSVDLWMMYLDYVQSKFTSYKYEDCRTIFLRCVRALSASGNDVSPSTTLHILLRLTSMTHEAGYQELALAIWQALLEYHLLRPEGNISTESFESFWDSEVPRIGELGARGWKHQTPSDDAILTDVPPLQDKDPSISFIEDFTKRETDATAKLRFPGRASDNVAEDDAFHTIFFDDLKLYLEAVPHGISATLLIDAFLCFCGLPPLAMSSIQRSWWSDPFLQRHWQLSSSSTEETTHFMQTLKSFMPCPANSFQMTTELLFQQDFSLDGVNLSPDFIRRLFKLLVSESMGGGDIAGEYLLAFERQYFPKEAFKTAKRLLKGQPMHSRLYNAYGLVEANLGNSAKADQVFHTVLFMRHGNTASLTSENLELFSNWVWQALHEGKQQEALWRLLSPHTSAPPQGAEDIQPDRTHIDSVRTTLTEMSERALFDQDHMKAVQSSALCALLAYLSNDCNAGHALEVHHNFSAWFASHKLSKSPSAELHAQEIARLLTHHVTHAPIVKPSLVRTALEPLISRFPNNTILLSLYAANEARFSIDDRVRGIMHQNALHSSEERSIAGWAFAIHYEKLKDEISGTTSHSIRALYKRATETTGVHCPALWDAYVHFELTQLDKERTRRSSKASRHEGKKSKWESRVEEAEQRVRDTFYAGLRNLPWCKEYIMFVFTDAKDVFGDEEKWKLSRVLLEKELRLYVDLDDEDVWKVAEKEGWVGR; from the coding sequence ATGGCTTCCAACGTCCCAAAGTTTGCAAGCTTTCGTCCGAAGCCAAAGCCAAAGCCAGCTCCCGAACCGCCGAAGGAACCCCAACACGAAAAAGTTGGGCAATCGTCAAAAGAGAAGAGAACAAGGCCGCACTCGCCGACCCTTAAGAGTGGGGAACAGGATGCCCCAGCAAACAAGACCTACTTCCGTGATCGACGTGGGGACGTGGACATAGTACGATATGGCACCCTTAATCGATACGACATACCGCCTTATCGTCGCTTTGGCCATGGTTGCGTACTAGGCATATCTACTGACCAAAGGATTGACCGCGAACATTCGACTGACAAAGCAGTTTACATCATACCAGCCCAGGGTAAACGTCAAAAGCGACTTCTGACAGACAAGCATGCAAACCGGACGAATGAGCGTGCCCTGAAATTAATGAACACCAACACCAATGGTGATAAGCTGCAAGAGGATTTTATATTTCTATCTACAAACCCGAAGCGAAAGCGTAGCGACACCGACGATGAAGACGAGGCTATGCCGGAAATCGACTATCGGAAAATCCAAGGACCAAACTCTGTCGAACCGATTGATCCAGATACACAGTACGAATCGGACGCTGATGTCACAATCGATGTGGAAAATACCCGCAAGAACGCCAGCCTCATACGGCGAACGAGAGAACACCCAGAGGATGTTTCCGGCTGGATAGCGTTGATTGCCCATCAGGAAGCCATGTTGAAGCTCGAGCGACCGTCTGCCGACTTGACCGCATCTGATCGAGCACATCTTGCCGATATACGCATCAGCACGTACGAGGAAGCCTTGAAGAAGATTGGCAAAGACTACAATGGTCGACTGATGCTGTACACCGGATTGATGAAGGAGGCAGAGAGAGCATGGGATGGAACCAAGCTAGCCAGTAAATGGAAGGAACTGCTGGAGAAGTATTCACAAAGCGTGGATCTGTGGATGATGTACCTTGATTATGTGCAGTCGAAGTTCACCAGCTACAAATACGAGGACTGTCGGACAATCTTCTTGAGGTGTGTCAGAGCTTTGAGCGCATCTGGGAACGACGTTTCTCCATCGACTACCCTGCACATACTGTTACGCTTGACATCTATGACCCACGAAGCAGGGTATCAAGAGCTTGCTCTCGCAATCTGGCAGGCTTTACTCGAATATCACTTGTTACGTCCGGAAGGGAATATTTCCACGGAATCATTCGAGTCGTTCTGGGATAGCGAAGTACCACGTATCGGTGAACTAGGTGCAAGAGGGTGGAAACATCAGACTCCTTCCGACGACGCTATACTGACAGATGTTCCACCTTTGCAAGACAAGGATCCATCGATCAGTTTCATCGAAGATTTCACGAAACGCGAGACGGATGCTACTGCCAAGCTGCGTTTCCCTGGGCGCGCTTCTGATAATGTCGCTGAAGACGACGCTTTTCACACCATCTTCTTCGACGATCTAAAACTATACCTGGAAGCAGTACCACATGGAATATCAGCGACACTACTCATAGACGCATTTCTATGTTTCTGTGGCTTGCCACCGTTAGCGATGTCTAGTATTCAGCGCAGCTGGTGGTCAGATCCCTTCCTGCAGCGCCATTGGCAACTGTCTTCTTCTAGTACTGAGGAGACAACCCACTTCATGCAAACCCTCAAAAGCTTCATGCCGTGCCCAGCAAATAGCTTCCAGATGACTACTGAACTACTTTTCCAGCAGGATTTCTCGCTTGATGGCGTAAATCTCAGTCCAGATTTTATCAGGCGTCTCTTCAAACTCTTAGTTTCGGAGTCAATGGGTGGTGGAGATATCGCTGGAGAGTATCTACTTGCTTTTGAACGCCAATATTTCCCCAAGGAAGCTTTCAAGACCGCAAAACGACTACTAAAAGGACAGCCAATGCACTCACGCCTATACAATGCGTATGGGCTGGTTGAAGCAAATCTCGGAAATTCAGCCAAAGCTGATCAGGTTTTTCATACTGTACTCTTCATGCGACATGGAAATACTGCATCTCTCACCTCAGAGAATCTGGAGTTGTTCAGCAACTGGGTCTGGCAAGCACTCCACGAAGGGAAGCAACAGGAAGCATTGTGGCGGCTCTTATCACCTCATACCAGTGCACCACCACAAGGTGCTGAAGACATACAACCAGATCGCACACATATCGATAGTGTGCGTACAACACTTACAGAAATGAGCGAGCGCGCATTATTTGATCAAGATCATATGAAAGCAGTTCAGAGTAGTGCACTCTGTGCACTGCTCGCGTATCTGTCCAACGATTGCAACGCCGGGCATGCCCTCGAAGTCCACCATAATTTTTCAGCGTGGTTCGCATCACACAAGCTGTCAAAATCTCCCTCCGCAGAACTCCACGCCCAAGAAATCGCACGCCTCCTCACCCACCACGTCACTCATGCGCCGATCGTCAAGCCATCTCTGGTTCGCACAGCGCTCGAGCCACTCATCTCTCGCTTCCCAAACAATACCATCCTGCTATCACTCTACGCGGCAAACGAAGCGCGCTTCTCCATCGACGATAGGGTTAGGGGTATCATGCACCAGAACGCGCTGCACAGCTCAGAAGAGAGGAGTATCGCAGGTTGGGCTTTTGCAATCCACTACGAGAAGCTCAAAGACGAGATTTCCGGCACAACCTCTCACTCCATCCGTGCCCTATACAAACGCGCTACAGAGACTACTGGGGTGCATTGTCCCGCACTATGGGACGCATACGTACACTTTGAGCTAACGCAGCTTGATAAAGAGCGCACTAGACGATCAAGCAAAGCCTCACGCCACGAAGGAAAGAAGAGTAAGTGGGAATCCAGGGTTGAAGAAGCAGAGCAAAGAGTCAGAGATACGTTCTATGCTGGCCTGAGAAATTTGCCGTGGTGTAAAGAGTATATCATGTTCGTCTTTACAGACGCAAAAGACGTATTCGGGGATGAAGAGAAATGGAAATTATCTAGAGTTTTGCTTGAGAAAGAGTTGCGGCTGTATGTAGATCTGGACGACGAAGACGTATGGAAGGTGGCTGAGAAAGAAGGCTGGGTGGGTAGATAA